The following DNA comes from Pseudomonadota bacterium.
GTGACTTCTGTTTTTCATACATGGCAAGGCTCATAACTACAAGATCGCCCTGACCATTTTTTGTAATAAAAACAGGCTCGCCTTCTTTGTGGCAGATTTCCGAAATCATATTAAAATTATTTCTTAAATCCGAGATTGGCCTTATGATTGGCATATACTCACCTCCATATCATCTTAATGATTTAATTATATCATTGTGATGATATATAAACAATCTTAACTTTCTGTTCAATATGAATTTCTGTCCCTCCTGCCCGATTAAAACCGGCTATCAAAGGAATCAGCGGAACTTGTTACGGTCTTCTTTTAAAACTTCAAGTGTTCCTGGGGATCTTCTTTTTTAACCAGTCCCATGATCAAATCGACAAAGGTTTCTGCTGAACGGAGGGCATTCTCTGCCTCGGTATAAGAAAACGGTTACGTCAATTTCATAGGTGAACAGATTACGTTTTCTACGCATCCTGTCAAAGTGTTTAATAAGAGCACTATATTCATTACCAAGCACCTGACGCACAAACTCAACTGCCGTCTTATGCTGATAACCATCAGATGGCCTGAAACCTTTTAAAAGCATAAATGCCCTTCCTGCCCTCAACATAGCAAGATAAGCAACCGAGTATGCAATCCCTTCATCGATCTCCAAATTGGCTTTAGCAGTTTTCAGGTCTTTTGTGCTACGGATAAGGAGTCTTTCAACATCCGTTATAGATGTTTTCTGTTTTTGTCCCGCATTTCCTCCATAAAAAGCAAAGACCATTCTCAGGCAGGCCACACCACAAGTAGTGTTCTTTTCCTGTTTGAAATATGGGATTTTGAATTTCATTCTACGTTTAACTTTTTATGCTTTGCCAAACATACATCTCTTTCAGGACGGTATCCTCGCCAGAAGATATTTGCTTTTTTAGGAACGTCCCGCATTTCCTCCCTTTGTGATAGTTATTTTCATAAACCACGGCTTATGATTGCCGATACTCCTCCCACAAAGGCTTGAGAAAATGAATTCCGCGCCTGCCGTATGTATTGCAGATAGCCTCGGCGTCATCCCGGTTACCTTTTTCATAAATCCTGCGAACAATAACCTCTATATGCTCCTGCATGAAGGTAGGAGTGGTATTCTCCAGCAGCTTCAAGAAAATCTTGCCGATTCGCTTAATGCTGTCTTCGTCATCAAACTTGGTCAGATATTTGATGAAAGATACAGCATTATGATGGCGGTCAAGGTGAGGCACACAGAGGGTAAGCCACTTTTCTTTTTCGTCATCTATTTTGTCAAGGAGGACGGTTAACCCCGCCATCTGTCCCAAAAAAGAACCGTAAGTATCGCCCAAACGGGTTTTTACAAAATCCTGTTCATCAAACGTCCATGCCCAGAACTCCAAAATTCTCTTTTTTATCTCTTCTGGTGTTTCCTTCTCTACGCCATCTTCTTTCTTGATTGCTCTCCCTGTATGGGACGAGAA
Coding sequences within:
- a CDS encoding type II toxin-antitoxin system prevent-host-death family antitoxin — protein: MPIIRPISDLRNNFNMISEICHKEGEPVFITKNGQGDLVVMSLAMYEKQKSLLELYQKLGEAEIESASGAKTISHAGMMKKLKEKVNG